The genome window GCTTCCCCCGTCGAGGCCGTAGACTCCGGTGGCCATGTTGAACATCGTGGTCTTGCCGGCGCCGTTGGGGCCGATCAACCCCAACAACTCCCCCTGGCCGACGGTGAGCGTGACGTTCTTGATCGCCGCCAGTCCACCGAACGACAGGGAGGTGTCGCGGAATTCCAGGATGGGGGGAGCCGCGGTCACTGTCTCAGCCATCGCCGGGGAAGAAGCCATCGCCACTGGAATTCATGCCCGCCCATGAGCCCTTGGGGGCGGGTCAGCATCATAACGATGAGGAGGAACGAGTACAACACCATGCGCCACGATTGCGCCACGCGCAGGAACTCCGGCAGGATGGTCAGCACGACGGCGGCGATGATGCTGCCGGTGATGCTGCCGCCGCCGCCGAGAACGACAAAGACGATGATCTCGATGGAGCGCAGGAAGGTGAAGGAGTTCGTGTGCAGGTACTGCATGTAGTGGGCCTGCAATCCGCCGGCGGTGCCGGCAAAGAAGGCCCCCAGAACGAACGCCAGCACCTTGTAACGGGTCGTATCGATTCCCATGGCTGCGGCGGCGTCTTCGTCCTCGCGCAGGGCGACCAGTGACCGCCCCGGCATCGCCACGATCAGGTTGCGCACGACCAGCACGCAGAGGCCGGCGATCAGAAATACCCAGGTGAAGGTCGTCCAGCGCGGGATGTCCGTGAACCCGCGGGCGCCGCCGACAAACTCGGTGTTGAGGATGACAACGCGAATGATCTCGCCCATGCCGAGTGTCGCGATCGCCAGGTAATCGCCGCGCAACCGCAAAGTCGGGATCCCGACCAGGAGCCCGGCCAGCGCGGCGACGATCCCACCGAACAGGAGTGCGACCGCCAACGCGGCGTTGGTCACAATCCCGCCCAGCACTCCGCTGGCGCCCCAGGATGCCAGCGCCGGGGCCAGGACATAGAATGACAGTGCCGCCGCGCCATAGCCGCCCAGCGCCATGAACCCGGCATGGCCGATGGAGAATTGTCCGGCGAATCCGAGGACAAGGTTCAGACTGACCGCCAATGTAACGTTGATGCCGATGAAGACCAATATCTGCGCATAGTATGGACCGATCCAGCCGATCAGGGTGCGCCCGACAGCCGCCAACAACAACACGTAGACGGCGAACCAAAGGAATGTGCGTCGGGCGCCGGGGGCGGTCATCGTATCAGGTTCGAGAATGAACAGCAGATGCCTCGCTGCGCTCGGCATGACAGACTGCTGAAGAAATCGTGAGCGAGCAAGCACATCGTCTCTTAGGGCTTCCAACAAAATGAGCAGGCGAAAGAACTCCCTCACCCGATCCGTCCTCCGGACGGATCGACCTGTCCCCCTCGACCCGGCTCGGGGCAAGCCGGAGGGAGAGGTTGGACTTCCCCTCTCCCCTCTGGGGAGAGGGCGGGGTGAGGGGTTGTTGCCGGCGCGTGGCACATGCCGAAGTCACATCGCACGTT of Candidatus Zixiibacteriota bacterium contains these proteins:
- a CDS encoding branched-chain amino acid ABC transporter permease, with the protein product MPSAARHLLFILEPDTMTAPGARRTFLWFAVYVLLLAAVGRTLIGWIGPYYAQILVFIGINVTLAVSLNLVLGFAGQFSIGHAGFMALGGYGAAALSFYVLAPALASWGASGVLGGIVTNAALAVALLFGGIVAALAGLLVGIPTLRLRGDYLAIATLGMGEIIRVVILNTEFVGGARGFTDIPRWTTFTWVFLIAGLCVLVVRNLIVAMPGRSLVALREDEDAAAAMGIDTTRYKVLAFVLGAFFAGTAGGLQAHYMQYLHTNSFTFLRSIEIIVFVVLGGGGSITGSIIAAVVLTILPEFLRVAQSWRMVLYSFLLIVMMLTRPQGLMGGHEFQWRWLLPRRWLRQ